The Setaria italica strain Yugu1 chromosome IX, Setaria_italica_v2.0, whole genome shotgun sequence genome has a window encoding:
- the LOC101756234 gene encoding uncharacterized protein LOC101756234, with the protein MFFAMSRLPHRDPEGAHHFELLLRLHDTEEEEEENRRRWAWLPIPDPPLLSSPEWYFSACFVAGAHIWVSICGEGTFTFDTARRRWHKEGTWELPVMMGQAILVPDFLGDSRQLLFGFCSKEEGGHFCAVDMEARPPAIIKSWPEARFSRLGYRPVLETASLAYFGGGRFCISMLIDTGYIYNYKPFVTNNMTNLVRLTRQAITFSAVEVTPELQLLIRKDECSLFLLFSRTPRT; encoded by the exons ATGTTCTTCGCCATGTCCCGCCTTCCGCACCGTGATCCCGAAGGTGCTCACCACTTCGAGCTTCTACTCCGCCTCCACgacacggaggaggaggaggaggagaaccgCCGGCGCTGGGCCTGGCTCCCCATCCCGGATCCACCACTCCTCTCCAGTCCAGAATGGTATTTCTCCGCATGTTTCGTCGCCGGCGCGCACATATGGGTCTCTATCTGCGGCGAAGGCACCTTCACCTTCGacaccgcgcgccgccggtgGCACAAGGAAGGCACCTGGGAGCTGCCTGTCATGATGGGCCAGGCGATCTTGGTCCCTGATTTTCTGGGCGACAGCCGGCagctgctcttcggcttctgctcCAAAGAGGAAGGAGGCCACTTCTGCGCCGTTGACATGGAGGCCAGGCCGCCGGCGATCATCAAGTCCTGGCCGGAGGCCCGTTTCTCCAGGCTCGGATATCGCCCAGTCCTCGAAACCGCCAGCCTTGCTTACTTTGGAGGCGGCAGATTTTGCATTTCTATGCTCATCGATACCggatatatatataattacaaACCTTTCGTGACCAACAACATGACCAACTTGGTCAGGCTAACACGCCAAGCTATCACCTTCAGCGCCGTCGAGGTCACCCCAGAACTGCAGTTGCTGATACGCAAAGATGAATG CAGTCTCTTTCTCTTGTTCTCTCGTACTCCGAGAACTTGA
- the LOC101757702 gene encoding probable xyloglucan endotransglucosylase/hydrolase protein 32: MPDKKKNLLVAPCLLLLPAIVLLHPPAAQAQPSPGYYPSSMVRSMAFSEGYVNLWGPQHQTLSQDQKALTLLMDRSSGSGFKSKRSYRNGYFGASIKVQPGYTAGVNTAFYLSNNELYPGKHDEIDMELLGTVPGEPYTLQTNVYVRGTGDGARLVGREMRFHLWFDPAADFHHYAILWNPDEIVFLVDDVPVRRYAGDAFPDREMWAYGSIWDASDWATDGGRYRADYAYQPFVARFQGFKTAGCEVAAPSTCRPMPASPAGTGLSSQQQDAMRWAQHRSMVYYYCQDHTKDRALYPEC; this comes from the exons ATGCCtgacaagaagaagaatctCCTAGTAGCACcatgcctgctgctgctgcctgccatTGTGCTCCTCCATCcaccggcggcgcaggcgcagccaTCCCCCGGCTACTACCCGAGCTCCATGGTGAGGTCCATGGCCTTCTCGGAGGGCTACGTCAACCTGTGGGGCCCGCAGCACCAGACACTGTCCCAGGACCAGAAGGCGCTCACGCTGCTGATGGACCGCAGCTCAG GCAGCGGGTTCAAGTCGAAGCGGTCGTACCGGAACGGCTACTTCGGCGCGTCCATCAAGGTGCAGCCGGGCTACACCGCCGGCGTCAACACCGCCTTCTAC CTGTCCAACAACGAGCTTTACCCGGGGAAGCACGACGAGATCGACATGGAGCTGCTGGGCACGGTCCCCGGCGAGCCCTACACGCTGCAGACCAACGTGTACGTGCGCGGCACCGGCGACGGCGCCCGCCTCGTCGGCCGGGAGATGCGCTTCCACCTCTGGTTCGACCCCGCCGCCGACTTCCACCACTACGCCATCCTCTGGAACCCCGACGAGATCGTCTTCCTCGTCGACGACGTGCCCGTGCGCCGCTACGCCGGGGACGCGTTCCCGGACCGGGAGATGTGGGCGTACGGCTCCATCTGGGACGCCTCCGACTGGGCAACCGATGGCGGCCGCTACAGGGCGGACTACGCGTACCAGCCCTTCGTGGCCCGCTTCCAGGGGTTCAAGACCGCCGGCTGCGAGGTTGCCGCGCCGTCGACCTGCCGCCCCATGCCGGCGTCGCCAGCGGGCACCGGCCTCAGCTCGCAGCAACAGGACGCCATGCGCTGGGCGCAGCACAGGTCCATGGTCTACTACTACTGCCAGGATCACACCAAGGACCGCGCGCTATACCCCGAGTGCTAG
- the LOC101755831 gene encoding uncharacterized protein LOC101755831 translates to MEPANLRDYIIHGESWIALNSYMDTLQGGPLVADAPKGQEEGYLPRRLHLNAQKTMYLSIRLLLSVIRIGRCPRNLTVNSIVLTRPDFRPRFVGNVDFEQNPDNPTCDAAMSALAGIFENILWSHLPEDESVPDEVHNLLYLMRQQDSFKLTEAIQYHSCLVPLENRGHLFLKEYQYTVDILRKIEPLNFRYVMTQLVYPRHWKIIAESNPYVQAVIERGDYDSLRSKESTCTPLELLKHAPTCHCLQDFANKCVPHGLGFEPKDMNHALYIMSEHLLASLQLALHRVGHLACLRTGFLFPWN, encoded by the exons ATGGAGCCTGCAAACTTGCGTGACTACATTATCCATGGCGAGAGCTGGATTGCTTTGAATTCTTACATGGATACTCTCCAGGGAGGCCCTCTTGTTGCAGATGCTCCCAAAGGCCAGGAGGAGGGGTATCTCCCAAGACGCCTTCACCTGAATGCTCAAAAGACCATGTATCTCTCCATTCGGTTGCTGCTGAGTGTCATACGAATTGGCCGCTGCCCGCGCAACTTAACTGTCAACAGCATTGTGCTAACCCGCCCTGATTTCCGTCCAAGATTTGTTGGCAATGTGGACTTTGAGCAGAACCCTGATAATCCAACTTGTGATGCAGCAATGTCTGCCTTAGCAGGAATCTTTGAGAACATCCTGTG GAGTCATCTGCCTGAGGACGAGTCTGTACCTGACGAAGTGCACAACTTGCTCTATCTTATGCGTCAGCAGGACAGCTTCAAGTTGACAGAGGCAATTCAATATCATTCCTGCCTGGTCCCCCTGGAGAATAGAGGGCATCTCTTTCTGAAGGAATATCAATACACAGTTGATATCCTGAGGAAGATTGAGCCGTTAAATTTCAGATACGTGATGACTCAGCTTGTGTACCCGAGACATTGGAAAATCATAGCAGAATCCAATCCTTACGTCCAAGCTGTGATTGAGAG GGGCGACTATGACTCTCTAAGAAGCAAGGAGTCTACCTGTACTCCACTTGAACTTCTCAAGCATGCCCCCACCTGCCACTGCCTCCAGGACTTTGCCAACAAGTGTGTGCCGCATGGCCTGGGCTTTGAGCCTAAGGATATGAACCACGCCCTGTACATAATGTCCGAGCACTTACTAGCCTCGCTCCAGCTGGCTCTCCACCGTGTAGGCCATCTCGCCTGCCTACGAACCGGCTTCCTATTCCCCTGGAATTAA
- the LOC101756632 gene encoding uncharacterized protein LOC101756632: MAGGEDLRAVMAVGKDGRREELAAGQMRWGRVRLVHVVQELVSESQRGDHAAAAVLELVDVSIQRSVGRVGRVDVVQGLAPDTHRCDLEAAIQGLVDIGTPRTSYAVTREEPLELYKDMVLGRNFEGMSVQMYYRLLVWTSSVLFSNLLGVAWQGNWRELFEHLTNVILLNLSIHVWYKETNGFRRFGRAWPNFNLRHSRCPAVLSAPLPHHPASPHASPACWSQRSSSAWHGPHQPAALPTRPGSVRCRHDPPPPPARALASAWMPLLPHSPSSDHPPLQQLPPEAKPACRSKLWMDDSSCLPKLSRSGRRLHWPTAMVGRPARRHAEAADEIDAAYWPTRQLPGSWTSDTRNCSRQLVRCQG; encoded by the exons ATGGCGGGAGGGGAGGACCTGCGGGCGGTGATGGCGGTCGGGAAGgatggccggcgggaggagCTTGCGGCGGGACAGATGCGATGGG GCCGAGTGCGGCTAGTCCACGTCGTGCAGGAACTCGTCTCCGAGTCCCAACGTGGcgaccatgccgccgccgccgttctggAGCTTGTCGACGTCAGCATCCAAAG ATCTGTAGGCCGGGTGGGGCGTGTCGACGTCGTGCAGGGGCTCGCCCCCGATACCCACCGCTGCGACCTCGAAGCCGCCATTCAGGGGCTTGTTGACATCGGAACCCCAAG AACCAGCTAC GCTGTGACACGGGAAGAGCCATTGGAGTTGTACAAAGACATGGTTCTTGGCCGTAATTTCGAGGGCATGAGTGTGCAAATGTACTACCGTTTA CTAGTTTGGACCAGCTCTGTTTTGTTTTCTAATCTGCTTGGTGTTGCTTGGCAGGGAAATTGGAGGGAGCTGTTTGAGCACCTGACCAACGTGATCCTGCTGAACCTCAGCATCCATGTATGGTACAAAGAG ACCAATGGCTTTCGGCGTTTTGGTCGGGCGTGGCCCAATTTCAATCTCCGCCACTCACGCTGCCCCGCCGTGCTATCGGCGCCTCTCCCTCACCACCCCGCCAGCCCCCACGCCTCGCCGGCGTGTTGGTCGCAGCGCTCCTCATCGGCCTGGCATGGTCCTCACCAGCCTGCCGCGCTCCCCACCAGACCAGGTTCAGTCAGATGCCGGCAtgatccgccaccgccgcccgctcgcgcGTTGGCCTCGGCCTGGATGCCGCTGCTGCCCCACTCGCCGAGCTCTGACCACCCGCCCCTGCAGCAGTTGCCTCCCGAAGCTAAGCCGGCCTGCAGGAGCAAG TTGTGGATGGATGATAGCAGTTGCCTCCCGAAGCTAAGCCGCTCTGGACGTCGCCTGCACTGGCCCACCGCTATGGTAGGTCGCCCTGCACGCCGGCATGCCGAAGCCGCAGACGAAATCGACGCAGCCTACTGGCCTACAAGACAACTTCCTGGTTCATGGACATCAGACACGCGAAATTGCTCCCGTCAG CTGGTGAGGTGTCAAGGTTGA
- the LOC101757300 gene encoding uncharacterized protein LOC101757300 produces MRTGEAPRQARGGFLVGRVGDWIRARTACAHCADYPIRIHVLRRSPAGVVKRAGRICAGYRLYLSLRSVYSFFQESILTVFAYFQGMEPAKLRDYILHSERWVYLDVYVGTLDGGPLLGNVPKGQMVGYLPRHLHLNAQKTMYLSIQLLLKVIGIGCCPRNLIVKNIVITSPDCRPRFTANVDFDQNPDNRTCDAAMSALAGIFETILCKHLPGHESVPDEVHNLLYLMRQPDCFKLTEAIQYHPCLVPLENRGHLFLKEYQYTVDILRKIEPLNFRYVMTQLVYPRHWKIIAESNPYVQAVIERGDYDSERSKESTYTPLEPLKLQRHAPCHCLQDAANKMMPHGLGFEPADMNHSLYIMSEHLLASLQLALHRVGHLACLKTSFLFPWN; encoded by the exons ATGCGCACCGGCGAGGCCCCGCGCCAGGCGCGCGGTGGATTCCTCGTCGGCCGCGTCGGAGATTGGATCCGCGCGCGCACGGCTTGCGCCCACTGCGCCGACTACCCTATTCGGATACACGTGCTCAGGCGATCTCCAGCAGGAGTCGTCAAGCGCGCAGGCCGCATCTGCGCGGGGTACCGGCTGTACCTTTCCCTACGGTCCGTCTACAGCTTCTTTCAAGAATCGATACTAACAGTCTTTGCTTATTTCCAG GGCATGGAACCTGCAAAATTGCGTGACTACATTCTCCACAGCGAACGCTGGGTTTATTTGGATGTGTACGTGGGTACTCTCGATGGTGGCCCCCTTCTTGGAAATGTTCCCAAAGGCCAGATGGTGGGGTATCTCCCAAGACACCTTCACCTTAATGCACAGAAGACAATGTATCTCAGCATTCAGTTGCTGCTGAAAGTCATAGGCATTGGCTGCTGTCCAAGAAACTTAATTGTCAAGAACATTGTTATAACAAGCCCTGATTGCCGTCCCAGATTCACTGCCAACGTAGACTTTGACCAGAACCCTGATAATCGGACTTGTGATGCAGCAATGTCTGCCTTGGCAGGAATCTTTGAGACCATCCTTTG TAAGCATCTGCCTGGCCATGAGTCTGTACCTGACGAAGTGCACAACTTGCTCTATCTTATGCGTCAGCCGGACTGCTTCAAGTTGACGGAGGCTATCCAATATCATCCATGCCTAGTGCCGCTGGAAAATAGAGGGCATCTCTTTCTGAAGGAATATCAATACACAGTTGATATCCTGAGGAAGATTGAACCTTTAAATTTCAGATACGTGATGACGCAGCTCGTGTACCCGAGACATTGGAAAATCATAGCAGAATCCAATCCATACGTCCAAGCTGTGATTGAGAG GGGTGACTATGACTCCGAAAGAAGCAAGGAGTCTACGTATACTCCACTTGAACCACTCAAGTTGCAAAGGCACGCTCCATGCCATTGCCTCCAGGATGCTGCCAACAAAATGATGCCACACGGCCTGGGCTTTGAGCCAGCCGATATGAACCACTCTCTATACATAATGTCCGAGCACTTACTGGCGTCTCTTCAGTTGGCTCTCCACCGTGTAGGCCACCTAGCTTGCCTCAAAACAAGTTTCCTCTTCCCCTGGAATTAA
- the LOC105915206 gene encoding uncharacterized protein LOC105915206, giving the protein MEEEEEAAAAEEVVAEESAAAAEAPTATGEVAAKGMQQGLSLLIKTDKAQWTEPNTHLLCDLWVEQIRAGNCHKGTMSGRGYKIIVDKYSMVTGLKHDKMQLRNRINQLKIMYGFWKELQKQSGFGRKADGTVSALEWWWKDNTKERFSECKKLQYGAPEYIDQLEEIFYDVVVDGFTSYLVGFDGEEEQDGEDV; this is encoded by the exons atggaggaagaggaggaggcggcggcggcagaggaagTGGTGGCGGAagagtcggcggcggcagcagaggcGCCGACGGCAACCGGGGAGGTGGCAGCAAAGGGCATGCAACAAGGTCTCTCTTTGTTG ATAAAAACTGACAAAGCACAATGGACAGAACCAAATACCCATCTGTTGTGTGATTTATGGGTTGAGCAAATTAGAGCAGGCAACTGCCACAAAGGCACCATGTCTGGAAGAGGTTACAAGATAATTGTTGACAAATACTCCATGGTCACTGGTTTGAAACATGACAAGATGCAGCTTAGAAATAGAATTAATCAACTGAAAATTATGTATGGATTCTGGAAAGAACTTCAAAAGCAGAGTGGATTTGGAAGGAAGGCAGATGGTACTGTATCTGCCCTAGAATGGTGGTGGAAAGACAACACAAAG GAAAGATTTAGTGAATGTAAGAAATTACAGTATGGTGCTCCAGAGTATATTGATCAGCTAGAGGAAATATTTTATGATGTCGTAGTGGACGGATTTACCTCTTATCTGGTTGGATTTGATGGGGAAGAAGAACAAGATGGTGAAGATGTATAA